In Thalassoglobus sp. JC818, a single window of DNA contains:
- a CDS encoding acetyl-CoA carboxylase carboxyltransferase subunit alpha yields the protein MSAPLPLPFERPILELEKQLSDLEKQPDPTAVTRESIRRIRTELNKLKREVYEKLNPWEIVQVARHDARPKALDYIELVFDEFVELHGDKAYGDDRAILTGFAKLGDRKVMLVAQQKGRNLRERLEHNYGMAHPEGYRKALSKMQMAAKFNLPVICLIDTAGAYPGVGAEERGQAYQIALNLREMARIDTPIVCVVIGEGGSGGALGIGIGDHVSVLQFAYYSVISPEGCAGILWKHAKHADKAAHALRFTSKDLLELGIVDEIISEPIGGAHRNHRQMATNLHASLTSALKDLSEVPKDQLLDRRYEKFRKIGVFEESVAVGQS from the coding sequence ATGTCCGCACCGCTTCCACTTCCGTTTGAACGTCCGATCCTCGAACTCGAAAAGCAACTCTCGGACCTGGAGAAACAGCCAGATCCAACAGCTGTCACTCGCGAATCGATTCGCCGCATCCGAACCGAACTCAACAAGCTGAAGCGGGAAGTCTACGAGAAGCTCAATCCCTGGGAGATCGTCCAGGTCGCCCGGCATGATGCTCGTCCAAAGGCGCTAGACTACATCGAACTCGTCTTCGACGAATTCGTCGAGTTGCACGGAGACAAAGCCTACGGAGACGACCGAGCGATCCTCACCGGATTTGCCAAACTCGGTGACCGTAAGGTGATGCTCGTCGCGCAGCAAAAGGGACGAAACCTCCGCGAACGCCTGGAACACAATTACGGAATGGCGCATCCGGAAGGCTATCGAAAAGCCCTTTCTAAGATGCAGATGGCTGCCAAGTTTAATCTGCCCGTGATTTGCCTGATCGACACCGCCGGAGCTTACCCCGGAGTTGGAGCCGAAGAACGAGGACAGGCCTACCAGATTGCTCTCAACCTGCGAGAGATGGCCCGCATCGATACGCCGATCGTCTGCGTTGTCATCGGAGAAGGGGGCAGCGGCGGAGCACTTGGAATTGGGATCGGCGACCACGTTTCCGTCTTGCAGTTCGCTTACTATTCAGTGATCAGCCCGGAAGGCTGTGCGGGTATTCTCTGGAAGCACGCCAAACACGCAGACAAAGCCGCTCATGCTTTGCGGTTCACATCGAAAGACCTCCTCGAACTTGGGATTGTTGACGAAATCATCAGCGAACCGATCGGAGGAGCACATCGAAACCATCGCCAGATGGCGACCAATTTGCACGCTTCGCTGACCTCGGCATTGAAAGATCTCAGTGAAGTCCCGAAAGACCAACTGCTCGATCGACGGTATGAAAAGTTCCGCAAGATCGGCGTCTTCGAAGAGTCTGTCGCTGTTGGGCAATCTTAG
- a CDS encoding CvpA family protein encodes MWYDLVVLAILIFFTIRGAAKGMVWQLAGIAGILLCFIFADGISAAAGPYVHLDPPLNNWVILFGAYIVFTFIAYLLAGRIADFLEKVKLREFDRHLGALFGFIKGVVLCLILTFMVVTVSEDARGALLKSRSGYAAAKIVDTLHPYLPILPENLRLALEDYIHLLDHPDFDLDHTHDPGDHGTHTHDGSSSPNVVDSGNINLGNDRVLPGTPSGDASSQLWKTLSGLISDQTQKALSDAIAREESPDSQSSLIAGVSKVLESASPENRKLIEQHFQQLGNQGSEYLLSYLGQQLNVDVSPSAPPNNPAQTRAKIAELSRKISQAYTSVPAQQVAYEQQIVGFLGSLPEVVQLGVLADWNADIWSLEDPDSTTNAQSTLDQRIIRQLQVAGVSINQLEPAMQQRLRAAGAGQPGSFR; translated from the coding sequence ATGTGGTACGATTTGGTCGTTTTGGCCATCCTCATCTTCTTTACGATTCGCGGTGCCGCGAAGGGCATGGTCTGGCAGTTGGCCGGAATCGCTGGCATTCTGTTGTGCTTCATTTTCGCTGACGGAATCTCAGCTGCCGCTGGCCCGTATGTGCACCTCGATCCGCCTCTGAACAATTGGGTCATTTTGTTTGGGGCGTACATCGTTTTCACGTTCATCGCGTATCTGCTCGCTGGGCGAATTGCCGATTTTCTGGAGAAGGTCAAACTCCGCGAATTCGATCGTCATCTGGGAGCGCTTTTCGGCTTCATCAAAGGTGTTGTCCTGTGTCTGATTCTGACGTTCATGGTTGTGACCGTTTCTGAAGACGCACGTGGAGCACTTTTGAAATCGCGAAGCGGATACGCAGCTGCGAAGATTGTCGACACGCTGCATCCGTATCTCCCAATTCTCCCAGAGAACTTGCGACTCGCACTCGAGGACTACATTCATCTGCTTGACCATCCGGATTTCGATCTGGATCACACTCACGATCCTGGCGATCACGGAACTCATACTCACGATGGTTCGAGTTCGCCAAACGTGGTCGATTCCGGAAACATCAATCTCGGTAATGATCGGGTGCTGCCCGGAACTCCATCGGGTGATGCGAGCAGCCAGTTGTGGAAAACTCTCAGTGGGCTGATCAGCGATCAAACGCAGAAAGCTTTGAGCGACGCGATCGCGCGCGAAGAGAGTCCGGATTCGCAGTCATCTTTGATCGCTGGTGTATCGAAGGTTCTGGAATCTGCATCGCCCGAAAATCGGAAGTTGATCGAACAGCATTTTCAACAACTGGGCAATCAAGGTTCGGAATATTTGCTCTCGTATCTCGGACAGCAACTCAACGTTGATGTCTCTCCGAGTGCGCCTCCGAACAATCCTGCTCAAACCCGCGCCAAGATCGCCGAGCTTTCGCGCAAGATCTCACAAGCTTACACATCGGTGCCAGCTCAGCAGGTTGCTTACGAACAACAGATCGTCGGGTTTTTGGGATCGCTGCCAGAGGTTGTGCAGCTCGGTGTGTTGGCAGATTGGAATGCAGATATCTGGTCGCTCGAAGATCCAGATTCAACAACGAATGCACAGAGTACGCTCGACCAAAGAATCATTCGGCAGCTGCAAGTCGCAGGGGTCTCGATCAATCAATTGGAGCCAGCGATGCAGCAACGACTGAGAGCGGCTGGGGCTGGTCAGCCTGGATCGTTTCGATAG
- a CDS encoding inositol monophosphatase family protein: protein MKIPAELSSIQELVFATELAKAGGDVLLRHRKEGTVIREKARNDLVSEADLESERVIKQAIADRYPDHVILAEESENGHDSYSEAEHLWIIDPLDGTTNFAHGIPHFAVSIAYYQRGVAKCGVVWNPAREELYCAVAGQGAWFQGERMHVGTQTRLTDVLIAVGFYYDRGAMMRRTLRTIEGLFAEQIRGIRRFGTASLDLCGVASGDYGAFVEYQLAPWDFAAGRLIVEEAGGKVTSSAGDELPIAVSSVLATNSVLHPAMLDVIAASKLPAEEE, encoded by the coding sequence ATGAAAATTCCTGCCGAGTTAAGCTCCATTCAGGAACTCGTCTTTGCGACGGAATTAGCAAAAGCGGGTGGGGATGTCTTGTTGCGTCACCGGAAAGAAGGGACGGTGATTCGAGAAAAGGCACGCAACGATCTCGTTTCCGAAGCGGATCTCGAATCTGAACGAGTCATCAAGCAGGCGATTGCGGATCGGTACCCCGATCATGTGATTCTCGCAGAAGAATCAGAGAACGGGCACGACAGCTACTCAGAAGCTGAACATCTCTGGATCATCGATCCGCTCGACGGAACCACCAACTTCGCACACGGAATACCTCATTTCGCGGTCTCGATTGCTTACTATCAGCGAGGCGTTGCGAAGTGTGGCGTGGTTTGGAATCCAGCACGCGAAGAGCTTTATTGTGCGGTCGCGGGCCAGGGGGCTTGGTTTCAAGGCGAGCGAATGCATGTCGGGACTCAAACGCGGCTGACTGATGTGTTGATTGCTGTGGGATTCTATTACGACCGCGGTGCGATGATGCGTCGCACATTGCGGACGATTGAAGGTCTCTTCGCTGAGCAGATTCGCGGCATTCGGCGATTCGGGACAGCTTCACTCGATCTTTGCGGAGTTGCCAGTGGTGATTACGGAGCGTTTGTCGAGTATCAACTCGCTCCCTGGGATTTCGCGGCGGGGCGTCTGATTGTCGAAGAGGCCGGCGGGAAGGTCACGTCCTCAGCAGGTGACGAGTTGCCAATCGCCGTATCAAGTGTGCTCGCCACAAATTCGGTGCTGCACCCTGCCATGCTCGACGTCATTGCTGCTTCAAAACTTCCCGCAGAAGAAGAATAG
- a CDS encoding thioredoxin-disulfide reductase produces the protein MAEKVVIIGSGPAGWTAAIYAARASLEPLCIEGEMTQENWDLGRPPLGQLAITTEVENFPGFPSGNLESYLDDAIADDRRRIMGPHQKEGVSGPELMELMRQQAINFGTRTMMEDVVEVDFSQRPFILKTSNGETIEAQSVIVATGARANYLGLDSEKKFKNAGVSACAVCDGALPRFRDQPLVVVGGGDSAMEESDYLSKFGSKVYIVHRREEFRASKVMADRALKNPKIEVKWNSVIDEVLGDDEKGVTGVRIRSTEDDSQTEEIPASGYFAAIGHTPNTEFLKGHLDMNEKGYLKWTVPFRTNTSVEGVFAAGDVADDYYRQAITAAGTGCMAALDAERYLSLLES, from the coding sequence ATGGCGGAAAAGGTTGTGATTATCGGTTCAGGTCCCGCCGGATGGACAGCTGCAATTTATGCTGCGAGAGCCAGCCTGGAGCCATTATGTATTGAAGGGGAAATGACCCAGGAAAACTGGGATCTCGGACGTCCTCCACTCGGACAGCTTGCCATCACCACGGAAGTCGAAAACTTCCCGGGTTTTCCGTCTGGGAATCTGGAGAGCTACCTCGACGACGCCATCGCTGACGATCGTCGTCGAATCATGGGTCCTCACCAGAAAGAAGGGGTGAGCGGACCTGAATTGATGGAATTGATGCGCCAGCAGGCGATCAATTTCGGAACGCGAACGATGATGGAAGATGTCGTCGAAGTCGACTTCTCTCAACGCCCCTTCATTCTGAAGACCTCCAACGGAGAAACGATCGAAGCCCAGTCGGTGATTGTGGCGACAGGCGCACGAGCTAATTACTTAGGTCTGGACTCAGAAAAGAAATTTAAGAATGCAGGGGTCTCAGCCTGTGCGGTTTGTGATGGAGCCCTGCCAAGATTTCGCGATCAACCCCTCGTTGTTGTCGGGGGAGGAGATAGCGCAATGGAAGAGTCCGACTATCTGTCTAAATTTGGCTCGAAAGTTTACATCGTCCATCGTCGGGAAGAATTTCGCGCCAGCAAAGTGATGGCTGATCGGGCACTTAAGAACCCGAAGATTGAAGTTAAGTGGAATTCGGTCATCGATGAAGTTCTCGGCGACGACGAAAAAGGTGTCACCGGCGTTCGTATCCGAAGCACGGAAGATGATAGCCAGACAGAAGAGATTCCGGCTTCTGGATACTTTGCTGCGATCGGACACACTCCGAATACAGAATTCCTCAAAGGCCATCTCGACATGAACGAGAAAGGCTACCTGAAGTGGACCGTTCCTTTCCGGACGAACACAAGCGTTGAAGGTGTGTTCGCTGCTGGTGATGTAGCTGACGATTACTATCGACAGGCGATCACTGCCGCTGGAACAGGTTGTATGGCAGCCCTCGATGCGGAACGCTATCTAAGCCTTCTGGAGAGTTAA
- a CDS encoding MoxR family ATPase, giving the protein MATEKRDFDEFLEKFKKHHDLMVDELHKVIVGQDAVIEQILSAIFTGGHCLLVGVPGLAKTLVVSTIARILDVEFRRIQFTPDLMPSDITGTNVLEESETGQRNFRFVQGPVFTNILLADEINRTPPKTQAALLQAMQEREVTAGQQTYDLPDPFFVIATQNPIEQEGTYPLPEAQLDRFMFNIKVDYPNVEEEEQILTMTTRGEKAEVRKVLSAKSIQYLQRQINQIEIAPIIVTYVARLVRATRPHDSSSPSFVRELIDWGAGPRAGQYLIHGARAVAAMDGRPTISFDDIRRVAVPVLRHRISPNFQAQAEGYDSDTIIHRLLEEVSEPNVPKYS; this is encoded by the coding sequence TTGGCGACCGAGAAGCGTGATTTCGACGAGTTTCTTGAGAAGTTCAAAAAGCATCACGACCTCATGGTGGACGAGCTCCACAAGGTGATCGTGGGTCAGGATGCTGTGATCGAGCAAATCCTTTCGGCAATTTTCACCGGTGGCCACTGCCTGCTCGTTGGAGTTCCTGGACTGGCGAAAACGTTGGTCGTCAGCACGATCGCCAGAATTCTCGATGTCGAGTTCCGCCGGATTCAGTTTACTCCCGATTTGATGCCCTCGGACATCACCGGCACAAACGTGCTGGAAGAGTCGGAGACCGGCCAGCGAAACTTTCGATTTGTTCAGGGCCCGGTCTTCACGAACATTCTGCTCGCCGACGAAATCAACCGTACGCCGCCCAAAACCCAAGCCGCGCTGTTGCAGGCCATGCAGGAGCGAGAAGTCACCGCTGGTCAGCAAACGTACGACCTGCCCGATCCATTCTTCGTCATCGCGACACAAAACCCAATCGAGCAGGAAGGAACCTATCCCCTTCCGGAAGCACAGCTCGACCGCTTTATGTTCAACATTAAGGTCGATTACCCGAACGTCGAAGAGGAAGAACAGATCCTCACAATGACAACTCGCGGCGAAAAAGCGGAGGTCCGCAAGGTCCTCTCTGCCAAATCGATCCAATATCTACAGCGACAAATCAATCAGATCGAGATTGCTCCGATTATTGTCACCTACGTCGCTCGACTGGTCCGTGCCACCCGCCCCCATGATTCCAGCTCGCCAAGCTTCGTCCGCGAGCTTATTGACTGGGGAGCCGGTCCGCGAGCCGGTCAATACCTCATTCACGGAGCCCGTGCGGTCGCAGCAATGGACGGTCGACCCACGATTTCGTTCGACGACATTCGTCGCGTCGCTGTGCCAGTTCTTCGACATCGAATTTCGCCGAACTTCCAAGCTCAGGCTGAAGGATACGATTCCGACACGATCATCCATCGCCTGCTGGAAGAAGTCAGCGAACCCAACGTCCCGAAATACAGCTAG
- a CDS encoding response regulator: protein MKTVFTTGEAAKICKVSQQTIIRCFDSGQLKGFRVPGSRFRRIPRDVLYKFMKDNGIPTDALESGKRKALVVDDDQDLVDLMTDVLESDGRFEVRAVNNGFDAGMMVKEYRPDVIVLDVMLPDINGKEVCQRVRSDSTLDDVKIICISGLVEADKIDELKAAGANDFLQKPFEMETVLQRVCKLLDLSVSADR from the coding sequence ATGAAAACTGTTTTCACGACTGGTGAGGCTGCCAAAATCTGCAAAGTCAGCCAACAAACCATCATTCGCTGCTTTGACTCGGGCCAACTCAAAGGCTTCCGCGTTCCCGGTTCGCGCTTCCGACGCATCCCTCGTGACGTGCTTTATAAGTTCATGAAGGATAACGGAATTCCCACCGATGCGCTGGAAAGCGGAAAACGCAAAGCGCTGGTCGTCGACGATGATCAAGATCTTGTCGACTTGATGACAGACGTGCTGGAATCAGACGGTCGATTCGAAGTCCGTGCGGTCAACAACGGATTCGATGCCGGGATGATGGTCAAAGAATATCGCCCCGACGTGATCGTTCTGGACGTCATGCTTCCGGACATTAATGGTAAGGAAGTTTGCCAGAGAGTTCGAAGCGATTCCACGCTCGACGATGTCAAAATCATCTGCATTTCAGGCTTGGTCGAAGCTGACAAGATCGACGAACTGAAAGCAGCCGGCGCGAACGATTTCCTTCAGAAGCCATTTGAAATGGAAACCGTTTTGCAACGTGTCTGCAAGCTTCTCGATCTTTCCGTGAGCGCAGATCGATAA
- a CDS encoding HAMP domain-containing sensor histidine kinase, which yields MQQNQPTSESSTVLNLLESTLPFNNANDLRVKILNAWMSFGAHSCYALLWRNPFTATGEALFVDETGNPDEIVFPTGSEESSLIASLPESSRLLKELNWTPLEVETKSIGFLGLSKSSSQTVSPELLSATARLLAVSQCWDDSLIEARLHSLAEYAAAAGHEINNPLAAIKGRTEQLIKGESHPERLQWLQTIGAQTIRIRDMIGDSMLFARPPAPQLERVNLTELVESTISHFSDEFTRRKISLWGNRHKNVPVDADPLQLKQVIAELTRNSLNAMEDSGKLIVDCLHEVIEDRPVAILRMIDDGAGFSESERRFCFDPFYSGRQAGRGLGFGLSKAWRVIQMHHGQLTLSNEKTDATEFVISLPSISE from the coding sequence GTGCAACAGAATCAGCCGACATCGGAATCCTCTACAGTTCTGAATCTTCTCGAATCGACACTTCCATTTAACAACGCGAACGACTTGAGAGTGAAAATCCTCAACGCGTGGATGTCGTTCGGCGCACATTCTTGCTACGCTCTGCTTTGGAGAAACCCCTTCACCGCAACTGGTGAAGCTCTCTTCGTCGACGAAACTGGCAATCCAGACGAGATCGTTTTCCCGACAGGCAGCGAAGAGTCTTCTCTAATCGCAAGTCTCCCTGAGTCGAGCCGACTGCTCAAAGAACTGAACTGGACTCCATTAGAAGTCGAAACAAAATCGATTGGCTTCCTTGGGCTTTCGAAATCATCATCTCAAACCGTATCGCCAGAACTTCTCTCAGCAACGGCGAGATTGCTCGCGGTCAGTCAATGTTGGGATGACAGCCTCATCGAAGCGAGACTCCACTCGCTCGCCGAATACGCAGCTGCTGCGGGTCATGAAATCAACAACCCCCTCGCTGCTATTAAGGGTCGAACCGAACAACTCATCAAGGGTGAATCGCACCCTGAACGACTGCAATGGCTTCAAACGATCGGTGCGCAAACCATTCGGATCCGGGACATGATCGGCGACAGCATGTTGTTCGCCCGCCCCCCTGCCCCGCAGCTCGAACGAGTGAATCTCACGGAGCTCGTCGAATCCACCATCTCTCATTTCTCCGACGAATTCACGCGCCGAAAGATTTCCCTGTGGGGGAATCGACACAAGAATGTCCCCGTCGACGCAGATCCACTGCAGCTCAAGCAAGTCATCGCGGAACTAACTCGGAACTCTTTAAACGCGATGGAGGATTCGGGAAAGCTCATCGTCGACTGTCTGCATGAAGTCATCGAAGACCGCCCCGTTGCGATTCTGCGAATGATCGACGACGGAGCCGGGTTCAGCGAGAGCGAACGGCGATTTTGCTTCGATCCTTTTTATTCCGGCAGACAAGCGGGGCGCGGTCTTGGTTTTGGACTCTCCAAAGCGTGGCGAGTCATTCAGATGCACCACGGGCAACTCACTCTGTCGAACGAAAAAACAGACGCAACCGAGTTTGTCATTTCCCTACCATCGATCTCGGAATGA
- a CDS encoding O-antigen ligase family protein: protein MTRSSARSHPAANEIPPPLWETVILVGLFQCRFFVPTEGAELGGTLWLAMAWFGFAALTLWLKSREKEPLFWTPHWSDLAIVLVVAGHLLSALVLLRTGGNLRAALNIVWEWTSLLCLWGLLRTSLRDKLTGRTLTASLLTSVIVLSGFGIWQHYVWYPQQARQLDELVTLQERVEKREPLSSHEISRYEELSQSFGASYSSLDTQGKLSFVARIRDSVEPIGRFALANSLAGLLCAGLLILFPLFLKRFSGWTLSQRLTGVGFLALVVLCLILTKSRTAWIATGLGIGLESLVLFRKSKAKASESVRKTVTYSISAGAVIVALLALLAVWTGGLDPEVISEAPKSLQYRLEYWIATTQMLSDHFVFGVGPGNFRANYLHYKLPGASEEVIDPHNFLLDIWANGGLLALIGLVVWTVSIVSSGIVTSAPEDEDAGKKSQEVVPGKLVQMGCFGLLLITSFAFGGAIDNQLIALFLSALIVVSLLNWLNIIQCPTTVTAICGLTALFLHLFASGGIEMPAIVQILLFFGAVALSRSSSTTQTPVTIGRTGQQILAGSMGVLLVASLLTGVLPVELAGARVTLGRESMYQGNANYSAQLFARQEFLGAANADTLDPEPYQLLAQLSYTAWKNSGRSDEELFNEVIEFQREAIARDPQNSTRYWWLGKFWTDRFRVSQSEEDADEAVSAFEKSVERYPNDPQRLAELAITLADTGRSGEETAQQALELDELNQSRGHVDKALPGDIRDRLKQIINREESN from the coding sequence GTGACACGATCCAGCGCTCGCTCTCATCCAGCCGCAAACGAAATTCCCCCGCCGCTTTGGGAAACAGTCATCCTCGTGGGTCTGTTCCAGTGTCGCTTCTTCGTTCCGACTGAAGGAGCCGAACTCGGAGGAACTCTCTGGCTCGCGATGGCGTGGTTCGGATTCGCTGCTCTCACACTCTGGCTGAAGTCGAGAGAAAAAGAACCGCTCTTCTGGACTCCGCACTGGAGTGATCTTGCGATCGTGCTGGTCGTCGCTGGCCACCTTCTCTCTGCGCTAGTACTGCTTCGAACAGGAGGCAATCTTCGAGCGGCATTGAACATCGTCTGGGAGTGGACGTCCCTGCTCTGTCTGTGGGGTTTGCTGCGGACAAGCTTGCGGGACAAGCTGACCGGTCGCACACTCACAGCTTCGCTATTGACGAGTGTCATCGTGCTCTCCGGATTCGGGATCTGGCAACACTATGTCTGGTATCCGCAACAAGCTCGACAACTCGATGAATTGGTGACGCTGCAAGAACGAGTCGAAAAACGCGAACCGCTTTCATCACACGAGATTTCGCGTTATGAAGAACTCTCTCAAAGCTTCGGCGCCAGCTATTCCAGCCTCGACACACAAGGCAAGCTTTCCTTCGTGGCTCGGATTCGTGATAGCGTCGAACCAATCGGACGATTCGCCTTGGCGAATTCCCTCGCTGGGCTGTTGTGTGCCGGTTTGCTGATTCTATTTCCGTTGTTTCTAAAGAGGTTTTCGGGGTGGACGTTAAGCCAACGTTTGACGGGTGTCGGCTTCCTCGCCCTGGTTGTTTTGTGTCTCATTCTGACTAAGAGTCGCACTGCATGGATCGCGACAGGATTAGGAATCGGACTTGAGTCACTGGTGCTCTTTCGAAAGTCGAAGGCAAAGGCATCTGAATCGGTTCGCAAGACTGTCACTTACTCAATTTCAGCTGGTGCCGTGATCGTTGCTCTGCTGGCTTTACTTGCTGTCTGGACAGGCGGACTCGACCCGGAAGTTATTTCGGAAGCTCCCAAGAGTCTTCAGTACCGACTTGAATACTGGATCGCGACTACACAAATGCTGAGCGACCACTTTGTGTTTGGAGTCGGCCCCGGGAACTTCCGCGCGAACTATCTTCACTACAAGCTTCCCGGTGCGAGTGAAGAGGTAATTGATCCCCACAATTTCCTGCTCGATATCTGGGCCAACGGAGGATTGCTGGCACTCATCGGGCTCGTCGTTTGGACGGTCAGTATTGTTTCGTCGGGGATCGTGACCTCAGCTCCCGAAGATGAAGATGCGGGCAAGAAGTCTCAGGAAGTCGTGCCTGGAAAATTGGTTCAGATGGGGTGCTTCGGACTCTTGCTGATCACGTCGTTTGCATTCGGCGGAGCCATCGACAATCAACTGATCGCGTTGTTTCTCTCAGCTCTCATCGTTGTCTCACTCCTGAACTGGTTGAATATCATTCAATGCCCGACGACTGTGACAGCCATTTGTGGGCTAACGGCATTGTTCCTTCACTTGTTCGCGAGTGGCGGAATCGAAATGCCAGCCATCGTGCAAATCCTTCTGTTCTTCGGCGCAGTTGCTCTGAGTCGATCATCTTCAACCACACAAACGCCGGTCACCATCGGACGGACCGGTCAGCAAATTCTGGCTGGCTCGATGGGAGTTTTGTTAGTCGCAAGCCTGTTGACGGGTGTCCTGCCGGTCGAACTGGCTGGAGCACGGGTCACTCTCGGTCGCGAGTCGATGTATCAAGGCAACGCAAATTACTCCGCTCAACTCTTCGCACGACAGGAGTTCCTTGGAGCAGCAAACGCAGACACTCTCGATCCCGAACCGTATCAACTCCTCGCCCAACTCTCTTACACAGCTTGGAAAAACTCAGGACGAAGCGACGAGGAACTCTTCAATGAAGTGATTGAATTCCAACGCGAAGCCATCGCTCGCGATCCTCAAAACTCGACACGGTACTGGTGGCTGGGAAAATTCTGGACGGACCGCTTTCGCGTCTCTCAGTCTGAAGAGGACGCAGATGAAGCTGTGAGCGCGTTCGAAAAGAGCGTTGAGCGGTATCCTAACGATCCTCAACGACTCGCCGAACTAGCGATCACACTGGCGGACACTGGTCGCTCGGGAGAAGAAACCGCCCAGCAAGCTTTGGAACTCGACGAATTGAATCAATCTCGTGGACACGTCGACAAAGCACTTCCCGGTGACATTCGCGACCGGCTCAAACAGATCATCAACCGCGAAGAAAGCAATTAA
- the surE gene encoding 5'/3'-nucleotidase SurE, which yields MKILLVNDDGIYAPGLRSLVDPLKQIGSVTVVAPLVEQSGVGHLVTYLRPITAKKVLEGGTDFGWGVDGSPADCVKLGVLEFCDGEPDLIVSGINSGANVGINVLYSGTVAAAIEGAFFGITSVALSLSQGTPPDYDQVANRAVPLIEKLLKTVPRPGTLWNVNFPDTTPEGPRGIRMARMAVRRHTETVDKRIDPRGRPYYWSGLDPILNHELDPGTDVKELLDGWATVTPLHFDLSENSILEECESIQWDE from the coding sequence ATGAAAATTCTTCTCGTCAATGATGACGGCATTTACGCTCCCGGTCTGAGATCACTCGTCGATCCGCTGAAACAAATCGGTTCAGTCACTGTCGTTGCTCCACTGGTTGAGCAAAGTGGCGTCGGTCACTTAGTGACGTACTTGCGACCGATCACAGCCAAGAAAGTTCTCGAGGGAGGAACAGATTTCGGTTGGGGCGTCGATGGAAGTCCGGCCGACTGCGTGAAGCTGGGAGTTCTCGAATTCTGTGACGGAGAGCCCGATCTGATCGTAAGTGGTATCAACTCAGGAGCCAACGTCGGCATCAATGTTCTCTATTCGGGGACTGTTGCCGCTGCGATTGAGGGAGCATTTTTCGGAATCACATCGGTCGCCCTTTCGCTCTCACAAGGCACACCTCCCGATTACGATCAGGTCGCAAATCGAGCTGTGCCGCTCATCGAGAAGTTGTTGAAGACCGTGCCGCGACCCGGAACGTTGTGGAATGTGAATTTCCCGGACACAACTCCTGAGGGTCCGCGCGGAATTCGAATGGCTCGCATGGCAGTCCGCCGTCACACGGAAACCGTCGATAAACGCATCGATCCACGCGGCCGGCCATATTACTGGAGCGGACTCGATCCAATCCTCAATCACGAACTCGACCCGGGAACGGACGTCAAAGAACTCCTCGACGGTTGGGCCACCGTCACGCCCCTGCACTTCGATCTGTCCGAGAACTCCATTCTCGAAGAATGTGAATCAATTCAGTGGGACGAATAA